One Owenweeksia hongkongensis DSM 17368 genomic region harbors:
- a CDS encoding RNA methyltransferase, whose translation MRKLRMSELNRLSTEEFQEAPKNPIVLVLDNVRSLLNVGSVFRTSDAFRVEELHLCGLTATPPHREMNKTALGATESVSWRHFVETSDSLKDLKEKGYTLIAIEQTSGAISLEQFPFEQHDKVALIFGNEVKGVSNEALALCDFAIEIPQFGTKHSLNISVSAGIALWQAAQRFI comes from the coding sequence ATGAGAAAGTTAAGAATGAGCGAGCTGAATAGGCTTAGCACCGAAGAATTTCAGGAAGCACCGAAAAACCCAATAGTATTGGTGCTTGACAACGTTAGAAGTTTACTAAATGTAGGCTCTGTTTTTAGAACTTCCGATGCCTTTAGGGTAGAAGAACTTCACCTTTGTGGACTCACCGCCACACCACCACATCGTGAAATGAACAAAACTGCGCTTGGTGCCACTGAATCTGTAAGTTGGAGACACTTTGTAGAAACCAGCGATTCTTTAAAAGATCTGAAGGAAAAAGGCTACACTCTTATTGCTATCGAGCAAACCAGTGGAGCTATTTCTTTAGAGCAGTTTCCCTTTGAACAGCACGATAAAGTTGCTTTAATTTTTGGCAACGAAGTAAAAGGTGTGAGTAATGAAGCTCTTGCTCTTTGCGACTTCGCTATTGAGATTCCACAGTTTGGCACCAAGCACTCCTTAAACATTTCTGTAAGTGCTGGAATAGCCCTTTGGCAAGCTGCCCAACGTTTTATCTAA
- a CDS encoding (4Fe-4S)-binding protein, whose product MSQKEYSNENLTVIWRPERCAHAGICVKMLPQVYNPKERPWIKAENASIEELKNQIDHCPSEALSYREN is encoded by the coding sequence ATGAGCCAAAAAGAATACTCCAATGAAAATCTTACTGTAATATGGCGACCCGAAAGATGTGCTCATGCAGGAATTTGTGTCAAAATGCTTCCCCAAGTTTACAATCCCAAAGAGAGACCTTGGATAAAGGCTGAGAATGCCAGCATTGAGGAACTCAAAAACCAAATTGATCATTGTCCTTCTGAGGCTTTAAGCTATAGAGAAAACTAA
- the sppA gene encoding signal peptide peptidase SppA, whose protein sequence is MKTFLKMLLATILGGAILLFIGFIILASFASLANKEVVIEKGSVLTINLNNVIYERADDNPFGAFNPLSQEPSFPLGLNDILASLKTAANDDNIVGVYLKGGIPMTGNATLEEIRNALRTFRESGKFVYSYSEIMTQKGLFLTSEADSIFMNPEGFFEWNGLNASVTYYKDALDKIGVKPVVLRATGNKYKSAVEPFLRQDMSPENEKQLSDLISSVWGDYLAEISKSRNLDANTLNTLADSMAITSPITAAKNGLIDAPLYEDEVLNLMLPATGKDDIKDIDFVSVHTYASDAKLGKGGYNDNKIAVVIAQGDIVSGKGSEYQIGSERIAEAIRKARKNDKVKAIVLRVNSPGGSALASEVIWREVDLARKEKPVVASMGSVAASGGYYISCFADTIVAQPTTVTGSIGAFGLFFTAEELMHNTLGVNIENVKTNKYSDLGTIDRTLTASEMRMLIRQVDQVYGTFKKRVAEGRGFTEEYVDSIGGGHVYSGRDALELGLVDVLGGLEDAIQIAKNMANIEGSEYRVVEYPELEDPFVRLMKQINGDFEAKLIKEKLGPYANYIDMAENAKTMQGYQTHLGYDLTID, encoded by the coding sequence ATGAAGACTTTTCTAAAAATGTTATTGGCTACCATTTTAGGTGGAGCCATCTTGCTTTTTATCGGCTTTATCATTCTTGCTTCTTTTGCCTCATTGGCAAATAAAGAAGTAGTGATTGAAAAAGGATCCGTTCTTACCATTAACCTTAATAATGTAATCTACGAACGAGCCGATGACAATCCTTTTGGAGCTTTTAACCCATTGAGCCAAGAGCCATCTTTTCCACTAGGGCTGAATGACATCTTAGCTTCTTTAAAAACTGCAGCCAATGATGACAACATTGTTGGTGTTTATCTTAAAGGAGGCATACCAATGACTGGAAATGCTACTTTAGAGGAAATCAGAAATGCCCTTCGCACCTTTCGTGAAAGTGGAAAGTTTGTTTACAGCTATTCAGAAATAATGACCCAAAAAGGTCTTTTCTTAACTTCAGAAGCTGATTCTATCTTTATGAACCCTGAAGGATTTTTTGAGTGGAATGGTCTTAACGCCTCTGTAACTTATTATAAGGATGCTCTGGACAAAATTGGAGTAAAACCAGTTGTACTTCGCGCTACAGGCAATAAATACAAAAGCGCTGTGGAGCCTTTCCTTCGTCAGGATATGAGCCCTGAAAACGAAAAACAACTTTCAGATTTAATCAGCTCTGTATGGGGCGACTACCTTGCTGAAATTAGCAAATCAAGAAACCTTGACGCCAATACCCTTAATACGCTGGCGGACAGCATGGCTATTACCAGCCCAATTACCGCTGCTAAAAATGGCCTTATTGATGCCCCGCTTTATGAAGATGAAGTGTTAAACCTGATGCTTCCGGCCACTGGAAAAGATGACATTAAAGACATTGACTTTGTTTCTGTTCACACTTATGCATCTGATGCTAAGCTTGGAAAAGGCGGGTACAACGACAATAAAATTGCTGTGGTAATTGCCCAAGGAGACATTGTGAGCGGTAAAGGAAGTGAGTACCAAATTGGTTCTGAAAGAATTGCTGAAGCTATACGTAAGGCCCGTAAAAATGACAAAGTAAAAGCCATAGTACTTCGCGTAAATAGCCCTGGTGGTAGCGCCTTGGCTTCTGAAGTTATTTGGAGAGAAGTAGACCTTGCACGCAAAGAAAAACCTGTAGTAGCTTCTATGGGTAGCGTGGCTGCCAGCGGTGGTTATTACATTTCTTGCTTTGCTGACACTATTGTTGCCCAACCAACCACAGTTACTGGTAGTATTGGTGCCTTTGGTCTTTTCTTTACTGCTGAGGAGTTGATGCACAACACCCTTGGGGTGAATATTGAAAATGTAAAAACCAACAAATATTCAGACTTAGGAACAATTGACCGCACGCTTACAGCTTCTGAAATGCGCATGCTAATCAGACAAGTTGACCAAGTATATGGCACCTTTAAAAAACGCGTAGCTGAAGGTCGTGGTTTTACCGAAGAATATGTGGACAGCATTGGCGGTGGACATGTATACTCTGGGCGTGATGCACTTGAGCTTGGTCTGGTGGATGTTTTGGGTGGCCTTGAAGACGCTATTCAAATAGCGAAAAACATGGCCAACATTGAAGGTAGTGAATATCGCGTAGTAGAATACCCAGAACTGGAAGATCCATTTGTACGTTTGATGAAGCAAATTAATGGAGATTTTGAGGCCAAGCTTATAAAAGAAAAACTAGGACCTTACGCCAATTATATAGACATGGCTGAAAATGCCAAAACTATGCAGGGTTATCAAACCCACCTTGGTTACGACCTCACAATAGACTAA
- a CDS encoding helix-turn-helix domain-containing protein: protein MKDNGYVKRTQKDYSLNFKLQVVQEIERGELSQHGAVRKYGIQARSTVLSWLRKYGNFDWENQTPIQMPKTPEQKLMELEQKVRLLEKQKKQLEHQIERADKKAIIFDMMIDIAEKEYNIPIRKNSLPEQSTNTKNTTKKA from the coding sequence ATGAAAGACAATGGCTACGTAAAGCGTACACAAAAAGATTACAGCTTAAACTTCAAGCTGCAAGTTGTCCAAGAAATAGAACGGGGCGAGTTAAGTCAGCATGGAGCAGTCCGAAAATATGGCATTCAGGCTCGCAGTACTGTGCTGAGTTGGTTAAGAAAGTATGGTAACTTTGATTGGGAAAATCAAACTCCAATACAAATGCCCAAAACTCCAGAACAAAAACTGATGGAACTAGAGCAAAAAGTTCGGCTATTAGAAAAGCAGAAAAAGCAGCTGGAACATCAAATAGAACGAGCCGACAAAAAGGCGATCATCTTTGATATGATGATAGATATAGCCGAGAAAGAGTACAATATTCCAATCAGAAAAAACTCCTTACCCGAACAGTCAACCAATACAAAGAACACTACCAAGAAAGCCTAA
- the mutS gene encoding DNA mismatch repair protein MutS, with amino-acid sequence MRQYNQIKSKYPDALLLFRVGDFYETFGQDAVKASKILGIVLTKRSNGAAADMELAGFPHHSLDNYLPKLVRAGQRVAICDQLEDPKLTKNIVKRGVTELVTPGVTTSDQVLKSGSNNFLAAIYMEKERFGISFCDISTGEFLVAEGNHEYVDKLIQSLAPSEILFQKNKSAKYFELFGNRHYSFALDEWIFKSDFANESLNNHFKTKSLKGFGIEGMDLAIIAGGAIFHYLKETRHDQLGHITGVSRIEREEFVWMDRFTIRNLELFNSNSPDGVSLLDVIDHTQSPMGSRLLKRWLAMPLKKVAAIEDRQLTVEAFMKKHELAEDIAQLLQEIHDLERLVSKLSTGKIHPKELLQLKKGLEFSNAIKKKCAKVKQLSLIADQLHECLKLIELVSTSIKENPSVQISKGDVIADGVSAELDDLRDILNSGKDKLLAIQKREAEATGISNLKIAFNNVFGYYLEVRNTHKDKVPAEWVRKQTLVSAERYITEELKEYEQKILGAEDKILAIEQKLYNDVLEKALSYLPQIQQNAQVLARIDCLLSFALLAKSMNYVKPSMDDSYKLDIKGGRHPVIERQLAAGEDYISNDVLLDREEFQILMITGPNMSGKSALLRQTALISLMAQIGCYVPAKAASLGVVDKIFVRVGASDNISQGESTFMVEMSETASILNNLSDRSLVLLDEIGRGTSTYDGISIAWSIAEFLHEHPSRAKTLFATHYHELNEMEGAFERIRNFNVSVKEVNNSIIFMRKLKPGGSEHSFGIHVAKMAGMPGLVVNRAESVLKELEKSRSSGDKKNGKAKDEMQLSFFKLDDPILEELKEEITNLDINTLTPVEALMKLNGIKKKLGGV; translated from the coding sequence ATGAGGCAATACAATCAAATTAAGTCTAAATACCCTGATGCTCTTTTGCTATTTAGAGTTGGTGATTTTTACGAAACCTTTGGGCAAGATGCAGTTAAGGCTAGTAAAATCTTAGGAATTGTACTTACCAAAAGATCTAATGGAGCGGCAGCCGATATGGAGCTTGCCGGATTTCCCCACCATTCATTGGATAACTATTTACCAAAATTGGTGAGAGCCGGTCAGCGCGTTGCTATTTGCGACCAGTTGGAAGATCCAAAGCTTACCAAGAACATTGTGAAACGCGGTGTTACCGAATTGGTTACTCCGGGGGTTACTACCAGTGACCAAGTTTTAAAGTCAGGTAGCAACAACTTCCTGGCGGCCATTTACATGGAAAAGGAGCGCTTTGGAATTAGCTTTTGCGATATTTCTACAGGAGAGTTTTTGGTGGCAGAAGGAAATCATGAATATGTGGACAAGCTAATTCAGAGTTTAGCACCAAGCGAAATTCTTTTTCAAAAGAATAAATCAGCAAAATACTTTGAGCTTTTTGGCAATCGTCATTATTCTTTCGCTTTAGATGAATGGATTTTTAAGAGTGATTTTGCCAATGAAAGTCTCAATAATCATTTTAAAACTAAGTCTTTAAAAGGTTTTGGTATAGAGGGAATGGATCTGGCAATAATAGCCGGAGGAGCCATTTTTCATTACTTAAAAGAAACGCGGCATGATCAACTAGGGCACATTACAGGGGTTAGTCGCATAGAGCGTGAAGAGTTTGTATGGATGGATCGTTTTACCATTCGCAACCTTGAACTTTTTAATAGCAATTCTCCTGACGGTGTTTCACTTCTCGATGTGATAGATCATACACAATCTCCTATGGGGAGTAGGTTGTTAAAGAGATGGTTGGCTATGCCACTTAAGAAAGTGGCAGCTATTGAGGATCGTCAACTTACCGTTGAGGCTTTTATGAAAAAGCACGAGCTGGCGGAAGATATAGCTCAATTGCTTCAGGAAATACATGATTTAGAGCGATTGGTTAGTAAGCTGAGTACTGGTAAAATTCACCCCAAAGAACTGCTTCAGCTAAAGAAAGGGTTGGAGTTTTCTAACGCTATAAAGAAAAAGTGTGCTAAGGTAAAGCAGCTTTCCCTCATTGCGGACCAGCTGCATGAATGTCTGAAGCTAATTGAATTAGTTTCCACTTCTATAAAGGAAAACCCATCAGTTCAAATTTCAAAGGGAGATGTGATTGCTGATGGTGTATCAGCAGAGCTTGATGATCTTAGAGATATTTTAAATTCCGGCAAGGATAAGCTTCTTGCTATTCAAAAACGAGAAGCTGAGGCTACGGGGATTTCCAACCTCAAGATTGCTTTTAATAATGTGTTTGGCTATTACCTGGAGGTAAGAAATACGCATAAAGATAAGGTGCCTGCTGAATGGGTGCGCAAGCAAACTCTGGTAAGTGCTGAGCGATATATTACAGAAGAGCTTAAGGAATACGAACAGAAAATTCTTGGTGCTGAAGACAAAATTTTAGCTATTGAGCAAAAGCTTTACAATGATGTATTGGAGAAGGCGCTGTCCTACTTGCCACAAATTCAGCAAAATGCCCAAGTGCTTGCCCGAATAGATTGCCTTTTGTCTTTTGCGCTTTTAGCTAAAAGTATGAATTACGTAAAGCCTTCGATGGATGATAGCTATAAACTTGACATCAAAGGAGGTCGTCATCCTGTAATTGAGCGACAGCTTGCCGCAGGTGAGGATTATATTAGTAATGATGTGCTTCTTGATAGGGAGGAGTTTCAGATATTGATGATTACCGGACCTAACATGTCCGGTAAGTCAGCATTGCTTAGGCAAACGGCATTGATAAGCCTAATGGCTCAGATAGGGTGTTATGTTCCCGCAAAGGCGGCCAGTTTAGGTGTGGTAGATAAGATATTTGTAAGGGTAGGGGCTTCGGATAACATAAGTCAGGGTGAATCAACCTTTATGGTAGAGATGAGCGAAACAGCCTCTATTTTGAATAACTTATCCGATCGAAGTCTTGTGCTGCTTGATGAAATTGGACGAGGGACAAGCACCTATGATGGTATTTCTATAGCGTGGTCAATAGCTGAGTTTTTACATGAGCATCCAAGTAGGGCAAAAACTTTGTTTGCAACGCACTATCACGAGCTCAATGAAATGGAGGGAGCTTTTGAGCGCATTCGCAATTTTAACGTAAGTGTAAAAGAGGTAAATAACAGCATCATATTTATGCGTAAGCTAAAACCAGGAGGCAGCGAACATAGTTTTGGTATTCATGTGGCCAAAATGGCTGGTATGCCTGGCTTAGTTGTTAATCGGGCCGAATCGGTGTTAAAGGAGCTTGAAAAGAGTAGAAGTTCGGGTGATAAAAAGAACGGAAAAGCAAAAGATGAGATGCAATTAAGTTTTTTTAAGTTGGATGATCCGATCTTAGAAGAATTGAAAGAAGAGATTACGAATTTGGATATCAATACCTTAACGCCAGTAGAGGCTTTAATGAAATTAAACGGCATCAAAAAAAAGTTAGGAGGGGTATAA
- the folK gene encoding 2-amino-4-hydroxy-6-hydroxymethyldihydropteridine diphosphokinase produces MKGKDYKACLLLGGNMNDVQSTFVQVLAQMEEFSDVLKASGLYKTKAWGMEEGTPDFINQAVIVGTPLKPEALLSKLQQIELDFGRVRKNGDDYESRTIDIDIIFFEDYIIRSEILTIPHPRMQERNFVLVPLVEIAENWKHPVLGKSVKQILEESIDSLEVIAVDES; encoded by the coding sequence TTGAAAGGCAAAGATTATAAGGCTTGTTTGCTTTTAGGAGGAAACATGAACGATGTTCAATCCACTTTTGTTCAGGTTTTGGCACAAATGGAAGAGTTCTCAGATGTGCTAAAAGCATCTGGACTTTATAAAACAAAAGCCTGGGGGATGGAAGAGGGTACACCAGATTTTATCAATCAAGCCGTGATTGTGGGTACTCCACTGAAACCTGAAGCATTGTTAAGCAAGCTTCAACAAATAGAACTGGACTTTGGAAGGGTTAGGAAAAATGGGGACGACTATGAGTCTAGGACCATTGATATTGACATTATCTTTTTTGAGGATTATATAATAAGGAGTGAAATTTTAACAATTCCTCACCCTAGAATGCAAGAGAGGAACTTTGTGTTAGTGCCTTTGGTAGAAATTGCTGAAAATTGGAAGCATCCAGTTTTAGGCAAATCGGTGAAGCAAATCTTAGAGGAAAGCATCGATTCTCTGGAGGTAATAGCTGTGGATGAATCGTAA
- a CDS encoding queuosine precursor transporter, with translation MKSLQNKKQQQAGFIYLVLAALFIASLVTCNLIANKFVEVDMGFHVFQVSAGVLPYPITFLITDILSEIYGRKRTNQVVLAGFFSTLLVLGILYVGHSFPAIESSPVSEQDYSSVFQNSWKIIMASMVAYLAAQFLDIRIFHFWKRVTKGKHLWLRNNFSTVISQLVDTTLVVGIIFLGVVEVSFITGLIADGWLFKILFALADTALIYPIVIGFRKYFELEPGEELNF, from the coding sequence TTGAAGTCACTTCAAAATAAAAAGCAGCAGCAAGCCGGGTTTATTTACCTCGTGCTTGCTGCTTTGTTTATAGCCTCTTTGGTTACTTGCAACCTTATTGCCAATAAGTTTGTAGAAGTAGACATGGGCTTTCATGTATTTCAAGTTTCAGCAGGCGTTTTGCCTTACCCTATCACCTTTCTCATTACAGATATCCTTTCGGAGATATATGGACGTAAGCGCACCAACCAAGTTGTGCTTGCCGGTTTCTTTTCTACACTTTTAGTTTTGGGAATTCTATATGTTGGACACAGTTTTCCGGCTATAGAAAGCAGCCCTGTTTCAGAGCAAGATTATTCCTCAGTTTTTCAAAACTCATGGAAAATAATAATGGCCAGCATGGTAGCTTATCTGGCTGCTCAGTTTTTAGACATTCGCATTTTTCACTTTTGGAAAAGAGTGACCAAAGGCAAGCACCTTTGGCTTAGAAACAATTTCTCTACGGTGATTTCTCAATTGGTGGACACCACCTTAGTAGTGGGTATTATATTTCTGGGCGTAGTCGAAGTTTCATTTATTACTGGGCTTATAGCTGATGGGTGGCTTTTTAAAATACTTTTTGCGTTAGCTGATACAGCACTAATCTATCCTATAGTAATAGGTTTTAGAAAATACTTTGAGCTAGAACCCGGTGAAGAACTCAACTTTTAA
- a CDS encoding M90 family metallopeptidase, which produces MTTFSLLLFVALIVWLIFRPKGRKSGFPIPETFPQKWRTFLFSEVNFYASLSAEDKERFEKDILRFLGRVRITGIKTTIDIEDRLLVASSAVIPVFAFPEWEYRSLHEVLLYPDLFDQNFDFTSEKRTISGMVGSGGVMNNIVIFSKPALRLGFDNTSDKKNVGIHEFIHLFDKEDGTTDGIPHVIMKNQAVMPWLKLIRDNTEQMLEGKSDINIYGATNKQEFLAVAGEYFFERPKLLKDKHPALYEVLSMVFQNNLASSFKNENTTQRRIGRNDKCPCGSSKKFKKCCMTQD; this is translated from the coding sequence TTGACTACATTCTCCCTCCTATTATTTGTAGCCCTCATCGTTTGGTTAATTTTCCGCCCAAAAGGCAGAAAAAGCGGTTTTCCCATTCCAGAGACTTTTCCACAAAAGTGGCGGACGTTTTTATTTAGTGAAGTAAATTTTTATGCCAGCCTTTCGGCAGAAGATAAAGAACGTTTTGAAAAAGATATTCTGAGATTTTTGGGCCGTGTGCGTATAACTGGCATCAAAACAACCATCGACATTGAAGATCGGCTTTTAGTAGCTTCAAGTGCTGTAATCCCTGTTTTTGCATTTCCTGAGTGGGAATATCGCAGCTTGCATGAAGTTCTCTTATACCCCGACCTTTTTGACCAAAATTTTGATTTTACTTCAGAAAAAAGAACCATAAGCGGAATGGTAGGCAGCGGGGGTGTAATGAACAATATTGTGATATTTTCCAAGCCTGCCTTGCGCCTAGGTTTTGACAATACAAGCGACAAGAAGAATGTAGGCATACATGAATTTATACACCTGTTTGATAAAGAAGATGGGACCACTGATGGTATTCCTCACGTAATAATGAAAAACCAAGCTGTAATGCCATGGTTGAAATTAATACGAGACAACACAGAGCAAATGCTTGAGGGCAAAAGCGATATCAATATTTATGGAGCCACCAATAAGCAAGAGTTTTTGGCTGTTGCAGGAGAATACTTTTTTGAACGGCCAAAACTCCTAAAAGACAAGCACCCTGCACTATACGAGGTGCTTTCAATGGTGTTTCAAAATAATCTTGCCAGTAGCTTTAAAAATGAAAATACAACTCAGCGCAGAATCGGGCGCAATGACAAATGCCCTTGCGGTAGTAGTAAAAAGTTTAAAAAGTGCTGCATGACCCAAGATTGA
- a CDS encoding OmpA family protein, whose protein sequence is MKKYSLLLMLAMGVSFASAQTTEKIGDAHVSNYRDWAVGVHVGNMFTGGDLSSFSFNDEDNDFQFELGFGLDVTKYLNSVWGIKAQGMYGNISGTNGLNSFESKYFDYSLNAVMNLNSLVLRAKQNDRRWATLVSLGIGMSQTQALRSFNGVEVAQYGKVGDENWTNEVFIPMDVTFKYRLSNLLDLDFGVQGKYLFSDIADGFAGGRNNDMIVYSHVGLSFNFGGPKESTAVIYTNPLDGMYFDLAEVKDNFDQLTTDDDKDGVNNYFDKDNSTPEGAVVDGSGKALDVDQDGIPDNMDEDPFTAKGAKVDANGRAVDSDGDGVADYMDKEANTPAGTMVNFQGQTIKGGMDNAFIPSVYFSFNSASISAANHQRLATIARLMKNNPNTKIVVTGSADPRGSEEYNKNLGMRRAEAVKKQLSQVYGIDEARIEAKSVGESEQFANGRNDINRRADITIK, encoded by the coding sequence ATGAAAAAGTATAGTTTACTCTTAATGTTAGCTATGGGAGTATCATTTGCCTCTGCTCAGACTACTGAGAAGATTGGTGATGCTCACGTATCTAATTACCGTGATTGGGCCGTTGGGGTGCATGTGGGAAACATGTTTACCGGTGGAGACCTTTCTAGCTTTAGTTTTAATGACGAAGACAATGATTTCCAATTTGAGCTAGGATTCGGTCTTGACGTTACAAAATACCTTAATAGTGTTTGGGGTATTAAAGCACAGGGAATGTACGGTAACATTTCTGGAACCAATGGATTAAATAGTTTTGAAAGCAAGTATTTCGATTATAGCTTAAACGCTGTAATGAATCTTAACTCACTTGTACTTAGAGCTAAGCAAAATGATAGAAGATGGGCAACTCTAGTGTCTTTGGGTATCGGAATGTCTCAAACTCAGGCTCTTCGTTCTTTCAACGGTGTTGAGGTAGCTCAGTATGGTAAAGTAGGTGACGAGAACTGGACTAATGAAGTTTTCATCCCTATGGATGTTACTTTTAAGTACCGTTTGAGCAACCTATTGGATCTTGATTTTGGTGTACAAGGAAAATACCTTTTCTCTGATATCGCTGATGGATTTGCAGGAGGACGTAACAACGATATGATTGTTTACAGCCATGTAGGTCTTAGCTTCAACTTTGGAGGTCCAAAAGAATCTACCGCTGTGATTTATACAAACCCACTTGACGGAATGTATTTTGACCTTGCTGAGGTTAAAGATAATTTCGACCAACTTACCACTGATGATGATAAGGATGGTGTGAATAACTACTTTGACAAAGACAACAGCACTCCAGAAGGAGCTGTGGTTGATGGAAGTGGTAAAGCTCTTGACGTAGATCAGGATGGTATTCCTGATAACATGGATGAAGATCCATTTACTGCTAAAGGTGCTAAAGTTGATGCTAACGGTCGTGCAGTTGATTCTGACGGTGACGGTGTAGCTGACTACATGGACAAAGAAGCTAACACTCCAGCTGGAACTATGGTGAACTTCCAAGGTCAGACTATCAAAGGTGGAATGGATAATGCGTTTATCCCTTCTGTATACTTCTCTTTCAACAGCGCGAGTATTTCTGCAGCTAACCACCAACGTTTAGCTACAATCGCTCGTTTGATGAAAAACAATCCAAATACTAAGATTGTAGTTACTGGTTCTGCTGACCCAAGAGGATCTGAAGAATATAACAAGAACCTTGGTATGAGAAGAGCTGAAGCTGTGAAGAAACAACTTTCACAAGTTTACGGTATCGATGAAGCAAGAATTGAAGCTAAGTCTGTAGGCGAAAGCGAGCAATTTGCTAACGGTCGTAACGATATCAACAGAAGAGCTGATATTACCATTAAGTAA
- a CDS encoding carboxypeptidase-like regulatory domain-containing protein: protein MKNLLLLLFGLLFYPAFSQVQLKGKITDAESGETIPYANVYLKNQPIGTTAFRDGSFSLKLDSASHDSIIFSIIGYEPKSLFLPSVINKKFVTVKLEPTQEELKEVKVLPRKLKSYEAGLVKSRASTGNGTWVDKPEARFIPNEYQLSSFVKSIAVYVRKQGIPEAPFRVNLLKVDRKTGGPGEPLAKRDFITKAVEPGNEWVTIEFHQELIIFPTEGFFVVVQSLPIDSIQLEEYKERLPDFEEWEVKTSAPVFGYSFEPYADAARDNWSYYNEGRGWRPFWRDNYPKLDSVSSGITSGRASSLMIKAEINYYADQKLKVKDLKTKRAVKKVFDRPDENTLKYPQSIPSYLLSSLKQAFEANDLAYACSYLVYYDDKDELEETMAFLESMKDTLGEARLTEKEIENVKVLLSSLEAELQNLKPSDGKRFIFGLKLKDKLFYFQNKDGVWKINPRSTSLLQNREIKIPARF, encoded by the coding sequence ATGAAAAACTTATTGCTCCTACTTTTTGGATTACTCTTTTATCCAGCTTTTTCTCAAGTCCAACTAAAGGGAAAGATTACAGATGCAGAGTCTGGAGAAACCATTCCTTATGCAAATGTTTACCTGAAAAATCAACCAATTGGTACTACAGCTTTTCGTGATGGTAGCTTTAGCTTAAAGCTGGATAGTGCATCTCATGACAGCATAATCTTTTCGATTATTGGCTATGAGCCCAAGTCTCTTTTTCTGCCAAGTGTCATCAACAAAAAGTTTGTAACTGTTAAGCTAGAGCCAACTCAGGAGGAATTGAAGGAAGTGAAAGTTCTTCCGCGAAAGTTGAAAAGCTATGAGGCAGGATTGGTGAAATCGAGAGCATCCACTGGAAATGGAACTTGGGTGGATAAACCTGAAGCGCGTTTTATTCCAAACGAATATCAATTGAGCAGTTTTGTTAAGAGTATTGCTGTGTACGTTAGAAAGCAGGGAATTCCTGAAGCCCCATTCAGGGTGAACTTGTTAAAGGTAGATAGAAAAACTGGGGGGCCTGGGGAGCCTTTGGCTAAAAGAGACTTTATTACAAAAGCGGTCGAACCGGGAAATGAATGGGTTACTATTGAATTTCATCAGGAACTAATCATATTTCCTACTGAAGGTTTCTTTGTTGTCGTACAGTCTCTACCCATCGATTCTATTCAGTTAGAGGAATACAAAGAAAGGTTGCCAGATTTTGAAGAGTGGGAAGTTAAGACTTCAGCTCCCGTTTTTGGTTATTCTTTTGAGCCTTATGCTGATGCCGCAAGGGATAATTGGAGCTACTATAATGAAGGTAGAGGTTGGAGGCCGTTTTGGAGAGATAATTATCCAAAGCTAGATTCTGTAAGTAGTGGTATCACTTCAGGAAGAGCCTCAAGCCTAATGATAAAAGCCGAAATCAATTATTATGCTGACCAAAAATTAAAGGTCAAAGACCTGAAAACTAAGAGAGCTGTGAAGAAGGTTTTTGATCGTCCTGATGAGAACACTTTGAAATATCCGCAGTCTATTCCTTCTTATTTGTTGAGTTCATTAAAGCAAGCTTTTGAAGCCAATGACTTGGCGTATGCTTGCAGTTATCTCGTTTATTATGATGATAAAGATGAGTTAGAGGAAACCATGGCTTTTTTGGAAAGTATGAAGGATACCCTAGGGGAGGCTCGGTTGACGGAAAAGGAGATTGAGAATGTAAAGGTCTTGTTAAGTTCATTAGAAGCAGAGCTTCAAAACCTGAAACCTTCCGATGGGAAGAGATTTATTTTTGGATTAAAACTTAAGGATAAACTATTCTATTTTCAAAACAAAGATGGGGTCTGGAAGATAAACCCGAGGAGTACTTCGTTGCTACAAAACCGAGAAATAAAAATCCCCGCCAGATTTTGA